A single window of Watersipora subatra chromosome 9, tzWatSuba1.1, whole genome shotgun sequence DNA harbors:
- the LOC137403957 gene encoding transcription factor HES-2-like, with the protein MKPIGSLPKESNRRILKPIIEKRRRERINSHLEELKNLVCGNTRSKLEKADILELTVNHLRKLIAAQRRSQSTNNNNTAPVAIPPKPIDPTRAGYMPCSQEMQRLMAKNVNENILAAQHLQHNQRLSMSSPTSSCSSLSPLSPQAFVFLPMPPRLPIAPALNPIPVSSPTEGKSEVWRPW; encoded by the exons ATGAAGCCTATCGGAAGTTTGCCTAAAGAGAGTAACAGAAGG atattgAAGCCAATAATAGAGAAGAGACGACGAGAAAGGATAAACAGTCACCTCGAAGAGCTCAAGAACCTAGTATGTGGAAACACAAGATCTAAACTAGAAAAAGCTGACATTCTTGAGCTGACCGTAAATCATCTTCGTAAACTCATCGCGGCTCAAAGACGTTCACAATcgactaataataacaacacgGCTCCGGTAGCCATTCCACCCAAACCTATAGACCCGACACGGGCTGGATACATGCCTTGCTCGCAGGAAATGCAAAGACTTATGGCTAAAAATGTCAACGAGAACATATTAGCAGCTCAGCACTTACAACATAATCAAAGACTCTCTATGTCATCTCCTACATCTAGCTGTTCTTCCCTCAGTCCTTTATCTCCACAAGCATTCGTCTTTTTACCGATGCCTCCACGATTACCCATAGCACCTGCGCTCAACCCTATTCCTGTTTCTTCACCGACAGAAGGCAAATCAGAAGTTTGGCGACCATGGTAG